The nucleotide window CAactgatattattttaatttcaatattaGTTTCTGAGGAAAAGAAACCAGTACTGACCATGTAATTAATACCCAAATGCCTTTTACATGAactattaaaacattttatgtacTATTATGTACCTTTACATCCTTTTCACAGTTTTAGTGCCTTCCAAGTATATCTTTCGATAACAAGTGTAACAGTATACCAAAACAGTCTTCACAGAGCAGGTATGTACATGATGCATCATTAACCAAAAATCTGATTGGGGggtttaaaagcaaaacaaacaatggaaacaaaacatCCATTACATGTGTCTGTATTACAGTTATGGAGCAATGAGCTTCCACATGGTTTGTTTCATACATTGCACATAACCCTTAAAGGTTCAGTTTATTCACAGGCAACACAGAGTTCAATCATAATCAGTAGCATTCAggaaatgcatgcacaaacagacataaaaaatgaacaaacaagaCGCTGCCATATGCAAAAGGTGTGTGCAGGCTTAACCATGGCCACTGAAGAAGGTTAAGGCAAAGGGCAATATTATTCACACATgaccacatatacacaccacaTCCTGAGCTCCAGGCTCTGTGCTAGCATTCTATCTATCATAAGGCCTGCCCTCACAAAGCTATTCTGActcattttattacatttgattcTCAACCAGACAGAGGTAAGTACTCACAAATTGTGCcgacacacagaacacagtaaAAGGAAACAGGAGTGTGAGGAAGGCAACCTTACGCATGTTTTCTCACAGTTTGAAACAGAGTCTAAATGGGTCTCACAAATACAGTACCTGCAGATGGAGTGTGAAATCACAGCTTGGTCCAGTGtaaaaagacaataatgcaGAGCAAAGCTGCCATCAGCTTTGTAGAATGTGTAAGGGGGAGGGATACTGACCAATGAAGGCATTACAGGTTAATAAAGCAACGAGTAGGGATTGCCACCTATCAGACGTCACTCTATACCCAGCATCACTTGGGCATTAGAGGGGGAGGTACCAGACTACATTTTAATTCAGATTAATGCCGTgtctttaaaaagcaaagaagCAAAAAGCTAGGCTACACCTCAAGATTCAACCCCTGAAAACAGTGTCCAGATTAACATTGGGAAAGGAAAAGGCAACAAGtctttaaacaaaacacatgatcccaaaacaaacaaaaacacatgccaTCCCTCCTTCAAAACGCGTATCAATGacttcaataaaacaaatcagtaGGATCAGTAGGACATAAAGCAAACAGATCAGTACAGGCTGGAAGGTTCACACTCCAGCAGCTGTCATTACCATGTCCAGTTTCCCTATACTTTCACCATGCGTACATTTATCtacaatgtttaaatgaaatgataaaatacaagTGATGCCACACATCACAGCCCACCTGTAAGCCTGCTACACACGCAGAGCCAAGCATCACTGATTTCAACAACTGAACTTCCTTGTTCTGGGCATTacacatgtatttaaatgtggctGTGCCACAGGTTTACCGTGAAAGAAAGTAGGCCCATTCCTCATAGTTATCAGTCACAGGTACTGGGTTCTCAGGGATGTTCCATGTCCAGTGTGTGCACACACTAGCAGGCTCATAAAAAGGCATAATGATAATGCAGGAATAGTCGTAGTAAAGTCAGGCCACAGTATGAAATCCACAGGCACAACACCAATGTCCGAGTTGTGTTTCTGCTCACTGCAACTGGCCATGATTCAACACATTTAACCTCAGAACAGTGCCTTATTTCAAGTAGTATGCATTTTATACCGTAATggataaaataatatatatttcatggTATCTATGGTTTCTCCCAACAGCCTTTTATAAATGTGACTTGCTTTAACACAGTGTacctctgcctcctctttttCCTATGGAGAAAGGTATACACTATGAGACTACAGTCAAAGAACAGACACCAACAGGGAGCAATGCTATCAATGACAAGTTAATAATAAGTTGTATCAACCAGAAAACCAAAATTTAAGTGCCCGGTATTATGGTCAAATCCAAACAGAAGGGAATTTCAGACTTCATCTTTATATCAGactatgaaaacaaataataatggaaaatgtGCCCAATGCTGAGTCCGTTAGTTATTAagttattatataattattaagGGGTGAGCAGGTAGGCACTTAAAAAGATGGGGACCCTAGTCTTGAAATTTAATAATAGGCTGCACACTAAAGGACAGAATGACCTCataatttgaattattttgctgctgcagttctgttcaagtgaccaaaaaaaacattcaaatgtgaaataaatacagtgcaCTCTACTTCTAAGAAATACTCAAGAATCAACAACAAAGAGTGATcaaccacacagagacagaccaaTTCATGTATACTTCCCTTGTAGTAATCAAGTAATCCACTTACAAGAATTATTTTGGGCTCACTCGACTCACATAATAcgatattaaaactgaaatgcagacaATGTCCTATCTTGGGTTAATTACATTAGCCTTAAGCATGCAAAACGTTTTAAGAAAGACTGTGCAGTTTAGAAAGGGAGCCTGCAAACAGTCAACATGACAGGAAAAAGACTCTTCTTGGGTATATACTCTTCTTGGTCTACATTGCTCTTGGGTTTGCAGTCTACAATCTTCCTGGGCCTATACCATTGGGTCTAAACTCTTTTTAGGGCTACAGTCTTCTTAGGTCTACAGTCTTCCTGGGTCTGCAGTCTTCTTTGGATCAACTAATGAGATGCAGCTGAGACACTGGGAATTCTGGTCTACAGTGTCTTAAATTCTGCGACAGGGCAGCCGTAATTGCAGCCAAAGGAGACCAATCAAATGTCAACCAAAAGGCACCTAAGAGGCAGAGATGTGCCATATGTCGCAATGAATGTTTGTACTCAGTGACAGCAAATGGTATTGCAGTCTAGACAACATCAATTACCACgcagatatttaaaaatatgtaatgagTGTGtcagattatttaaaaaattcagtTAAGGAAACTGACTGTACCATAGAATTGTAGCCTATTTGTATGGTCTGTAACCTGTGTGGTGACATCCCGATATAATTAACATCTTAATGCAGtcatactgtttttattttcaaatatgattCAAATATGCTTTGTTccatgtttaattaatttacagattttttccaatttaaattAGAGAAAAGCAGGTTCAAAACAACAACCtatattttatccattcattgaTAACCCTTACACAAATCGAGTCGTCCTGGACGGATATGATTCTTATAAGAGgagtgcactgcacacacaagtgcttttaaaatgtatgtttaacCCAGCAGCACTGCTGCAAAACAAACCACTAATACATACGGTGAAATCGGGCCAATATTTCAGACTGGCTGGGAACTTAACCGGCTGTGCAAATTCTTCTCCGAAGGCGCTGTGTGTGGGGCTGGGAGGAAGCCACGGACCGCTAGCCGCTTTGGGGGTAGTTTGGGCAGGGGTGACTATGGCGGTAGTGCATTATGTACACCGCAGTCTGGTGCCACCAGTAAAACATCACCACCACCAGGATGTGCCAAAGCTGGTGACTGGCACCCAGGTAATTCAGCTGTCCTGTGAACATCAAACACACTTCACATCATCCTAGGTACTCAGgtacactgacacagagcatAGTATGGGGCCGTGGAGGCCTTATGGTGGCCTTATTATGTGGAAACACTGTCTGATTTGAACGCTTAATACacttaatgaataaataatgaacaaaacagtGTGTTTGCTTATGAAATGCAGACGTTGCATGTATGTACCGCTTGACCTGAGTTTAGCGGTTAATGCAGGTAATGAAAGAACGTTTGAAAAGGAATGTGCACCTGGAAAGTAGCGCTCTGGGACTTTCGTGATGTAGAAGAGGAAGGCCGCTGCAGCTATCAGATACATCACCATCACACGAGGGAAAAACACCTGTAGAAAGCAGAGACGGCtgctaataaataaatcatcttGTGAAAGTTAGCTGAATTCAAAGCATACTCTGATCACCTTAAAATGAACTTTCTCTGACTGCCCTACAATGGCTTAAGCATTTCAGTCTAAGATCAGGGACAGGCAAGTCTAGTCCTGCAGCACCACAGTGTCAACCGGCTTTTCTTGTTCATTCAAACTCGATATTCCAAAGGGAATTCAGCTTCCCTGGTGTAACCAAGCTGCCAACtaaaaggagacaaaaaaagtCACTCTACAGGACTGGAGTCGCTTCGACTTCCCCTAGACGTAAGGGGGTATCAGGTGTGACCCTGAGGGGGAGTATCTGGTATTTGCCCGACCTGGACGATGACGGCGCTGAAGCCCCCGTTGAGCCACACCCAGTGGGTGGCAGGAATGACACCGTATCCGGCCACGGAGCAGAAGATGACGGAGCGCAGCCGATGCCACTCCTGCGACAGGTAATGGGGGTGGATCTGGGCGAAGAAGACCGCCAGGATCATGGCCAGCACTGTGATCAGGTACACCTGCCTCCAGTACTGGGAAGAAAGACACGGGTCGCCAGTCACGCAAAGCTGTGTCCTCCTTTTAAGAAACACACCCATATATAGCAGCATACTTACTCAGGGATAAAACAAGAGTGCCAGTCCCAGAGTTGGAACCTGCAATCTCCTGGCAACAAGGCCCATTTCCAAACCCCCGTTACCCATCTCCTGTAGTTCTCTTCACCTTTACAGGTCAATGGCAATTCATATATATTACATGAGGGgaattttattgccatttataTTGATTATAAAAACAGGTGTTCTTTTGTTTATGAAACTTGGGAAGTAGTATGAACGGCTAAGATCTCCAGTGCACACAGTCTCAAGAATCCATAGACTACTGATGATGCTACTACAAAGCGCAATTTCACTGGCTCATTTACCTGCCATTGGCCTTTTAAACACCCAAAAGATCCAACCCAAAAATGAAGATTGAAAAGACAGCCAACAGCATTAAACTGCGCTGACTGGTAGAACCTCACTGTGGGCAGCCAATCCCTACAGGAGCTCTGCAGAACTGGGCCCAATTGAGGAATTCTGTTCTCTTCAATGAAGGGTTAACGTACGCCGTTGCAGTAAAAGGCGTAGAAGACCCCTGGGACGTAGCAGCCCAGAATCCCGATGGAGATTCCTGCGTAATCCAGCGCCATCCAGCGGCGGCTGGTCTTCTCTGAGCGGTGGCAGCAGAACAGGTGATAGCCCACGGAGCACAGCATGCACACCTGCGCAGACACAAGCCCTTCAGCATGACGGGATGAGCAGGTGCCACTCACACTGAGTGGTGCGTGCATTTAAAGACAGAGCTCTAAAGTCTACAGTCATCTGCCAAGAGCACAACAGCCTTGCATTACCTGCGCCTGACAACACTAGAGATGCTTCATCCAGCACGAATATGTTTCAAATAACCAGGTTTATATAATATTGAGCTTCTGAAATTTCTGAgacttaaaaatgattttgctgtGCCAGGGTGTGACTGTGCCATGCTAAACCTGCATTTCACTGGGCCTGATTTGCATAGTcagtgaaatgattttttaaattttttttttagaaatcaAAGCATTACATTAGGCCTGGCAGCAATCCTAGAACAAAACCACATCACGACACAACCCAGCCACATGCAAATACCCTCACACCGCAGGCCAACGTGGCAGAGTGCAAGACTCCTGATTAAACATTGTTTCGGCAAACAAAGCCCTCTAGGAATGCAGTTAAACCTGCGGCCTACTGGGAAATTAGAAGGAGCACACGCCGTTGGATGCGGCTCTGCACAGATGAGAGAGGCGCACCTGAAAGCAGAAGAGCCCTATGGAGTAGATGACGTAGTCCTCTCTGGATGCGCCAGCACCCGGCAGCACTGCTGTCATGTCGTACACTCCCAGCGAGAAGAACAGGAGGAAGCCCAGCAGGTGACTCCAGATGTTCACCGTCTCATTGGACAGGATGAAAAGGCTGCAAGCAGAAACCCAATCATTTCCTTCCTTCCAAATCAAATGAACATCCTGAGAGGTCACTAATCAAGCTGGAAAAGTAAACTTCACTGCAGAGAAACGGAACATAGATGCTAAGGCAGGTGACAACTGAGTGACAGCAGAACTCTTCCTAAACAGAGTGTGGATGTTGTCAAAGTGCTAGACCTTGAGTGTCTgtgttctcacacacagtgttttataCGTGATGGAGTCAGTGCTGGCCATCAggtttaaatgtgtgtacaaCAGTATAATCTAAGACAAGATGAACAGAGAGGTCATAACTGTGGGCACCAGGTTAAAGACTTTACACAAACATCtgtaaaaagatgaaatttTGAAGATGTGCTGTGAAAATGGGCATTGTGAGCAATGACTTTTATCATGACTAAATTCCACTTAttccaaatattttcattctaGTCTGTGTAATTTGTCTTCCccaaaaattgtgtttgtgtgcactaCACAAATGAAATCCATCTGAGGGAATACTGAATGACATGACATTTCTGAGAGAACTGGTCATGAGGCCTTCCTCAAAATGTGGCTTCAGCACTGTCCATAGTAGGACGCACCTGTTTTAACTGCACCGACAGTGAAAATATTCAGGTTTACAAAAGCAAGTAGCTGGATGGTTACACATCATTTACAGagatactgaaaaaaatgatgagtTCAATGTCCACTCACCTTTTTATGCAAAGCTTTGATGGTAAATGGGCTCTGTACCCATCGGTTATGTAGGGGTTATCTTTCAGGAAAACTGGAATCTGTTCATACGTGTACAAGCGGATGCCTCTTGGTACAAGAACAGGCCAGTACTGGTAGCTTCCCAGCTCTATGTAATGGGCACTCTTCAGGAGCTTCTGAGGCATACTGAAGGCATCTGATCCCGCAGTTATGGCACACGGATTAGGCTGGTAAATACACAATGCAAGACAATAACGACTCCAAACTGTTTAGTCTTGTAGTCCATTCAGTTATCAATCTGTTGCTGTTGAGAGCTGCCAACACCAACACAAGCAAATCAATACAGCCATCATGCTACGTGGGGCAACTGGCTACCTTGTGTCAAATAAAAGACTGCCAGCCTAATCAATTAGCCGCTGGCCAGCTACTTTCACATACCCTAGATTCGGTAGAGATCAGCTTTATCGAGATGGCAACCGCAGCTACAGCTAGATGGACAATTATATATGACGACTACCCAGCAGAACCATCAAAAACCCTAGcgaagttagctagctaacaagttaGCCACTGCAGGAAGGCAAACATAACGTTTATTTGCAGCCGACCCATTTGTTAGCTTGGCTAACACACCAGCTAGCTACACGAGTAACGCTACCTAATGTTAATTTAGTGAATTACCGAACACAGCTCTAGCAGGACATCTACAAGGCAGGCAACGTTGCCTAAATACACCGTTTAACTGGAAGCGAGCTACCCAGATAGCTAGCTTACTTGCTAAGTAGTTTTGTGGCTAGCCATCTCTATGATAATTGAATTCATTGTTggtttttgggaaaaaaaacgaaaataTGAACTTACCTATAACTTATTGTATACGAAACGGTGTCATCTGGAGAGCAAGCCCAtacaataatgaataatgattaGCTTGTTAGCCAGCCAATTTTAGCGAATAAGGCAGTCCAGTTTCATTTCTCCTAATTGTACTACACTAGCTATCTTGGCATACTACGCGACATCCAAACCAATGGCCCCACTGGGGTGGTTACAAAACTGCCTGAGTCGAAGGCAAAAGAACGGTGTACGACACAGATTTGCGTAACTTACCCTATCCCCATCTATGGGGGAACTGTCTAGACAGGTGATAGTTGTCTACTGGACATTGCCAGTTTGAACAACAACAACGTTTGCAGCGTACATgaacaaattacaaacatgttTAAAGCGCGTTTTCTCTATCAATCTGAACTTGGCACCTGCAGAAATTCAGACTACAGTGATGATACCGCGACAAAAAAACGACAAATCATGTTCTCTGTCAGAGGAAGAGTctaatttatttgaatgtgatATCAATATTGATATTGTCGggtattacattaatattaacataaacatGACACCAACTGACAAATACAGTTAATGTACATTTGCAGCATGACCTCGCAAACAGGACACTGATGCTATTTAAGACGAATTCAAAGAATTATTTACGATTATTTTCAGCAACAAGGTCCTATGGTTTCTCATATTTCCACCAGAAAAGAATAAAGGTCTATGgcttatttatttcattcatgttttaattatgttttctaTATATTAAACCACAGTTATTCAAACGTTATGACCACCTATTCCgctgtcatttttaatacagtctaaagaaaacaaacaaacaaatttactAGTTAATTAAATACGTCATCAATTAAACGTGTATTTacttaattaaataatttaattaagcCATTCTCAGCCCAATAATTTCCTGTAAATGCCACGTCACCCTCTAATAATGAGGCACAGATCGACGCTATAATGGTAAATTATTGGTGCATAATTGATTAAGTACTCTTCCATGTACTATGaagaattatattttatttccattgaCCTTACATTAATTCAGTTTCAACTCAAAGATGCTTTCTTCCTCTCATCTGCATATTCCGATACGCACGTAAATTCTTATTagtatattcatatattaatgATATTTTGGATGGCTACACAGTGCTCCTACACCCTGAAGACCAACTTCATAAGAAAAatgatcaagagaaaaaaatcatgcaaaatTTGACCTGTCTTGCTAAAGATGCATCTTCGATCCTTAAGCGACTATATGTTTACATTCACCAGAAGTGTGACTTAGGTTTGAGTATACGTGTACGTGTAGGGTGTGTTGCTAGTTCAAATTTATTCACACGTACTGAAAAGCATCGTGAAAATAGGTATGCAATCTTCCTGCAGGTGGCAGTCTGGAACTGTTTTAGGCTTTAGCTCAACTCGCATCCCAGTAAAAGATTAGCTATTTTGTTGTTTCGCAGCCTGTCAGTACGATATGAAACTGATAATATCACTGTACACGCAGTTCAGAGGCATGCAGTTCAAAAGCCTTGTTCTGTGCTGGCTGGGATATAAGCtctggttttatttgtttcacatgatatgttttaaaatatgcagcaGGTTTATACAGTTTATCATGACTGAAACTGTACATGTTTATTGGaaggcatttcattttatttgtattaaaatttgTTGCCAAAGGCAAATGTATATGCAGGAAATaaatgccattaaaataaattaactggCCATGAAATTAAAGGGATTATTCAATAATttaagaaaagaacaaaatgttattATAAATGATGAATTCTTATGATTTGTATGATTACATGATTAAAGCACTTTGCTgagatatatttattttgttttacaaaataaatatgtctgtAGCCTAAACTGTTGCCTAAACTAACATACGGCAGATGACAGATGATAAtgttgatgatggtgatgatgatgatcatgatgctgatgaggatgatggtgatgatgatcaCATAGTCACTTAAGGGCCACCCATCTCTGGCATGTTATCAGTACCCAGGTATGTACCCAGAACACAGTAAGGGTCCCTGGATTTATTCACCTAAAACAGGTGTGATTCTGATTTCAAATGGGATGGATTAGAGCATTTTCCAACTGTTTAATACAGACACGTAGTCTCACCTTGCAGAGGTGCCAGCCTACTATCCCTCTGCTTTGCTTTGAGAGAGAAACTAAAGTGTTAATTTGTGTAAAAGGATGGTTAATCTTCTAGGAGTGGGCGTAATGGCACGTCTGTGTGGCAGGCAGAGGGAGCTGATCAGTGGTAAGCACAGGGTTGTGACAGCCCCCTTAATATGCTGTGGCTTCTCAGACCCCCTCATCAAATGCCGTGATTTTATGGTCTCCATCATACTGTGCAATAATGTGCTTGATTGTCCACAGAATAAGCTTTTCTTAAAGATAATTGGAAAGCTGGGAATGGATGCTCTCGTCTGATTTTCAGATACATCACTTCTGAAATGTGGTTTTCGTAATGGGCCTGTGGGTGTGAGACGTAAGATCTATCCTGGCAAAAGAAATTGATCCATTTCACCTTTGCCTAATGGAAGTTTTTATCTGAGATTATCTGTTTATGTAAATGAGTGTTATCCTGAAATGGGTGGAGAGGGGCGTCGGGGGGCTGTTAAACTTGCACTTGGTCTGTCAGTCTGGATATAATGTATTCAGGATTAACCTCCCATTGGGGGGTTGGGAGCAGGGGCAAGGGGATAAGAATGCAATGGAATAGAGAACTGCTAGGTTTACACCATAAGAGTAGGGTACAGCAAAatgcaacagcacagcagaccAGCAACCACCAACTTCTAATGACACGAAGGAACAGGTCTGCTAGGTTTCAAATGAATCAACCATTACCTCCATCATGTGTGTTACAGTATAAAAACGGTGACTGATAGCATCAgtgtatatttattcatttatacagtatcAGTATATACTGTTGCTTATCTCCATTCTACAAGTTCAAAAAGTGTATAATATACAGAGTAATATACAGAGAGATGTACCACTTTGTGTGGTGGTGTTATAGGGCAGTAGGTCTAATGTTATAAATATGATTGTACAATGCCAGCTTAGGATACCTAGAAGACACACTGAAAGCACCAATGAAGATTTATCTCAGTGACTGATAACTTAAGGAAGTCTTGCTGCTGCCCCAGCTCAAGACAAGCCTTCAGCAGCCCAGTGGCAGGCATgtcaccacacagcacacctgaggGGAAGTTCAGTGTGGTCTTCAACACCTCCATTCATCCAGTGCTGGGGTGGAGGGCTTGTTTT belongs to Megalops cyprinoides isolate fMegCyp1 chromosome 5, fMegCyp1.pri, whole genome shotgun sequence and includes:
- the LOC118778167 gene encoding progestin and adipoQ receptor family member 3-like, with translation MPQKLLKSAHYIELGSYQYWPVLVPRGIRLYTYEQIPVFLKDNPYITDGYRAHLPSKLCIKSLFILSNETVNIWSHLLGFLLFFSLGVYDMTAVLPGAGASREDYVIYSIGLFCFQVCMLCSVGYHLFCCHRSEKTSRRWMALDYAGISIGILGCYVPGVFYAFYCNGYWRQVYLITVLAMILAVFFAQIHPHYLSQEWHRLRSVIFCSVAGYGVIPATHWVWLNGGFSAVIVQVFFPRVMVMYLIAAAAFLFYITKVPERYFPGQLNYLGASHQLWHILVVVMFYWWHQTAVYIMHYRHSHPCPNYPQSG